The Cucurbita pepo subsp. pepo cultivar mu-cu-16 chromosome LG08, ASM280686v2, whole genome shotgun sequence genome contains a region encoding:
- the LOC111800561 gene encoding ganglioside-induced differentiation-associated protein 2-like: protein MSAQVQPPPPEQNQLEKFDVFKIKGRDKQCRRILRIVGKFFPARTVSLNVVKNHLEEKIFPRLKNKRFTILYFHTSVQRSQNFPGIAALRSIYDAIPAAVKANLEAVYFVHPDLQARLFLATLGRIFFTSEVYGKVRYVSRIGLLWEHVRRNEIEVPEFIYDHDEDLEYRPMMDYGQESDHPRVYGAPSMESHVYSMRCIS from the exons ATGTCCGCTCAGGTTCAGCCTCCTCCGCCGGAGCAAAACCAACTCGAGAAGTTCGATGTCTTCAAGATCAAAGGCAGAGACAAACAGTGCCGCCGGATTCTCCGCATCGTCGGAAAATTCTTTCCAG CGCGGACTGTGAGTTTGAATGTGGTGAAAAATCATCTGGAGGAGAAGATCTTCCCTAGGCTTAAGAACAAGCGTTTCACGATCCTGTACTTTCACACCAGCGTTCAAAGGAGCCAAAATTTCCCCGGAATCGCCGCTCTCCGATCGATCTATGACGCAATTCCGGCCGCCGTCAAGGCTAATCTGGAAGCCGTGTATTTCGTTCACCCAGACCTCCAAGCCAGGCTCTTCCTCGCCACTCTCGGCCGCATTTTCTTCACCAGCGA GGTGTATGGTAAGGTGAGGTACGTGAGTAGGATTGGTCTGCTGTGGGAACATGTAAGGAGGAACGAAATTGAGGTTCCAGAATTCATTTATGATCATGATGAAGATCTTGAGTACCGTCCGATGATGGACTATGGTCAAGAGAGTGACCATCCTAGGGTTTACGGTGCACCCTCAATGGAATCCCACGTGTACTCCATGAGGTGCATTTCGTAG
- the LOC111800563 gene encoding protein IQ-DOMAIN 1 gives MGITRNWFRRVRRRLSRKGNRDIVFLQTNAEEEQQQDEIVYDSIVPSFQKKALCLEEVAAIKIQTCFRGHLARRAFRALRSLVKLQALARGVCARRQARIALQFMHTLARLQVRVRTRQLVSRYSEESDC, from the exons atgGGGATTACAAGAAACTGGTTTAGAAGAGTCAGAAGGAGGTTGAGTAGAAAAGGCAACAGAGACATTGTTTTTCTGCAGACAAAtgcagaagaagaacaacaacaagatgAAATTGTTTATGATTCAATTGTTCCAAGTTTCCAAAAGAAAGCTTTGTGTTTAGAGGAAGTGGCAGCCATCAAAATCCAAACTTGTTTCAGAGGCCATCTT GCAAGACGAGCATTTCGAGCACTAAGAAGCTTGGTGAAGCTGCAAGCGCTGGCTCGAGGGGTGTGCGCGAGGAGACAGGCACGCATAGCTCTTCAGTTCATGCATACATTGGCTCGATTGCAAGTTCGGGTTCGGACTCGCCAGCTTGTGAGCAGATACAGTGAGGAGTCTGATTGTTGA
- the LOC111800564 gene encoding serine/threonine-protein kinase STY17-like isoform X1, which translates to MPIEEDVESCGSRATNSSSPHATSRHHRQKLEVYTEVLRRIQESNFHEANLPGFDDELWLHFNRLPARYALDVNVDRAEDVLTHKRLLQLAVDPAKRPVFEVRPVQVYPSANENLFNSSCLDPSMMEDAQSSFNCSIKHGNHPPPTFGSSPSLEARALQAIKYGVEDRDSALNAMPCFSRPMHEITFATTDKPKLLSQLTSLLADVGLNIQEAHAFSSVDGFSLDVFVIDGWPYEETEELKRALEKEVSNFKEQCWSEKQSSPALGKHDQNRVESFPSCVEIPTDGTDVWEIDARQLKFENKVGSGSYGDLYRGTYCSQEVAIKVLKPERINEEMLKEFSQEVYIMRKVRHKNVVQLIGACTKPPKLCIVTEFMSRGSIYDFLHKQRGAFNLISLLKVAIDISRGMNYLHQNNIIHRDLKTANLLMDENMVVKVADFGVARVQAQSGVMTAETGTYRWMAPEVIEHKPYDQKADVFSFGIALWELLTGEIPYSSMTPLQAAVGVVQKRLRPVIPKNTHPVLAELLERCWRQDPTERPNFTEILEILKQIADQVENNGEHRRKKDKLSGAFFSAFKKGYH; encoded by the exons ATGCCGATCGAAGAAGATGTTGAGAGTTGCGGTAGCAGAGCTACGAACTCCTCTTCTCCCCATGCGACCTCCAGGCATCATCGCCAGAAGCTCGAGGTTTATACCGAAGTGCTCCGACGGATTCAGGAATCCAATTTTCATGAGGCGAATCTACCTGGGTTTGATGATGAGCTTTGGCTCCACTTCAATCGCCTCCCTGCTCG ATACGCATTGGATGTGAATGTCGACAGGGCGGAAGATGTACTCACACATAAGAGATTACTTCAATTGGCTGTAGACCCTGCTAAACGACCTGTATTTGAAGTTCGTCCTGTGCAG GTTTATCCTTCTGCCAATGAAAAccttttcaattcttcttGTTTGGATCCTTCAATGATGGAAGATGCTCAGAGCTCTTTTAATTGTTCTATCAAACATGG GAACCATCCACCTCCAACCTTTGGTTCTTCACCTAGTCTTGAAGCACGTGCACTTCAGGCCATTAAGTATGGGGTTGAAGATAGGGACAGTGCCCTAAACGCAATGCCTTGCTTTTCTCg GCCAATGCATGAGATCACGTTTGCAACAACTGACAAGCCTAAACTCCTTAGTCAG TTAACTTCCCTACTGGCTGATGTTGGACTTAACATACAAGAAGCTCATGCTTTCTCCTCTGTTGATGGTTTCTCTCTGGATGTTTTTGTCATTGATGGTTGGCCTTATGAG GAAACTGAGGAGCTTAAAAGGGcattagaaaaagaagtttcaaatttcaag GAGCAGTGTTGGTCAGAAAAGCAGTCCAGTCCTGCTTTGGGTAAGCATGACCAGAATAGAGTTGAATCTTTTCCTAGTTGTGTTGAAATACCTACTGATGGTACTGATGTCTGGGAAATTGACGCCAGACAActaaaatttgagaataaaGTTGGATCCGGGTCATATGGGGACCT GTATCGAGGCACGTATTGTAGTCAAGAAGTAGCTATTAAAGTACTGAAGCCTGAGCGTATTAATGAAGAGATGCTCAAAGAATTCTCTCAAGAAGTTTATATAATGAG GAAAGTTCGGCACAAAAATGTTGTTCAATTAATTGGTGCTTGTACTAAACCTCCAAAACTTTGCATCGTGACCG aGTTTATGTCGAGAGGAAGTATATATGACTTCCTTCATAAGCAAAGAGGAGCATTTAACCTTATATCTCTACTTAAAGTAGCCATTGATATTTCACGAGGGATGAATTATTTGcaccaaaataatataatccaCCGAGACCTCAAGACTGCCAATCTTCTGATGGATGAAAACATG GTCGTTAAGGTTGCTGATTTTGGAGTCGCCAGAGTTCAAGCTCAATCTGGAGTGATGACAGCTGAAACTGGAACATACCGGTGGATGGCTCCTGAA GTTATTGAGCATAAACCATACGACCAGAAGGCAGATGTTTTCAGTTTTGGAATAGCCTTGTGGGAGCTTTTAACTGGAGAA ATTCCTTACTCATCTATGACCCCATTACAAGCAGCTGTTGGTGTGGTCCAGAAG AGACTGCGCCCAGTAATACCCAAGAACACCCATCCCGTTCTTGCCGAACTTCTTGAGAGATGCTGGCGACAGGATCCAACCGAACGTCCAAACTTCACTGAAATTTTAGAGATCCTCAAGCAGATTGCTGACCAG GTCGAAAACAACGGGGAACATCGACGCAAGAAAGACAAGTTATCTGGTGCGTTTTTCTCAGCCTTCAAAAAGGGGTACCACTGA
- the LOC111800564 gene encoding serine/threonine-protein kinase STY17-like isoform X2 encodes MPIEEDVESCGSRATNSSSPHATSRHHRQKLEVYTEVLRRIQESNFHEANLPGFDDELWLHFNRLPARYALDVNVDRAEDVLTHKRLLQLAVDPAKRPVFEVRPVQVYPSANENLFNSSCLDPSMMEDAQSSFNCSIKHGNHPPPTFGSSPSLEARALQAIKYGVEDRDSALNAMPCFSRPMHEITFATTDKPKLLSQLTSLLADVGLNIQEAHAFSSVDGFSLDVFVIDGWPYEETEELKRALEKEVSNFKCWSEKQSSPALGKHDQNRVESFPSCVEIPTDGTDVWEIDARQLKFENKVGSGSYGDLYRGTYCSQEVAIKVLKPERINEEMLKEFSQEVYIMRKVRHKNVVQLIGACTKPPKLCIVTEFMSRGSIYDFLHKQRGAFNLISLLKVAIDISRGMNYLHQNNIIHRDLKTANLLMDENMVVKVADFGVARVQAQSGVMTAETGTYRWMAPEVIEHKPYDQKADVFSFGIALWELLTGEIPYSSMTPLQAAVGVVQKRLRPVIPKNTHPVLAELLERCWRQDPTERPNFTEILEILKQIADQVENNGEHRRKKDKLSGAFFSAFKKGYH; translated from the exons ATGCCGATCGAAGAAGATGTTGAGAGTTGCGGTAGCAGAGCTACGAACTCCTCTTCTCCCCATGCGACCTCCAGGCATCATCGCCAGAAGCTCGAGGTTTATACCGAAGTGCTCCGACGGATTCAGGAATCCAATTTTCATGAGGCGAATCTACCTGGGTTTGATGATGAGCTTTGGCTCCACTTCAATCGCCTCCCTGCTCG ATACGCATTGGATGTGAATGTCGACAGGGCGGAAGATGTACTCACACATAAGAGATTACTTCAATTGGCTGTAGACCCTGCTAAACGACCTGTATTTGAAGTTCGTCCTGTGCAG GTTTATCCTTCTGCCAATGAAAAccttttcaattcttcttGTTTGGATCCTTCAATGATGGAAGATGCTCAGAGCTCTTTTAATTGTTCTATCAAACATGG GAACCATCCACCTCCAACCTTTGGTTCTTCACCTAGTCTTGAAGCACGTGCACTTCAGGCCATTAAGTATGGGGTTGAAGATAGGGACAGTGCCCTAAACGCAATGCCTTGCTTTTCTCg GCCAATGCATGAGATCACGTTTGCAACAACTGACAAGCCTAAACTCCTTAGTCAG TTAACTTCCCTACTGGCTGATGTTGGACTTAACATACAAGAAGCTCATGCTTTCTCCTCTGTTGATGGTTTCTCTCTGGATGTTTTTGTCATTGATGGTTGGCCTTATGAG GAAACTGAGGAGCTTAAAAGGGcattagaaaaagaagtttcaaatttcaag TGTTGGTCAGAAAAGCAGTCCAGTCCTGCTTTGGGTAAGCATGACCAGAATAGAGTTGAATCTTTTCCTAGTTGTGTTGAAATACCTACTGATGGTACTGATGTCTGGGAAATTGACGCCAGACAActaaaatttgagaataaaGTTGGATCCGGGTCATATGGGGACCT GTATCGAGGCACGTATTGTAGTCAAGAAGTAGCTATTAAAGTACTGAAGCCTGAGCGTATTAATGAAGAGATGCTCAAAGAATTCTCTCAAGAAGTTTATATAATGAG GAAAGTTCGGCACAAAAATGTTGTTCAATTAATTGGTGCTTGTACTAAACCTCCAAAACTTTGCATCGTGACCG aGTTTATGTCGAGAGGAAGTATATATGACTTCCTTCATAAGCAAAGAGGAGCATTTAACCTTATATCTCTACTTAAAGTAGCCATTGATATTTCACGAGGGATGAATTATTTGcaccaaaataatataatccaCCGAGACCTCAAGACTGCCAATCTTCTGATGGATGAAAACATG GTCGTTAAGGTTGCTGATTTTGGAGTCGCCAGAGTTCAAGCTCAATCTGGAGTGATGACAGCTGAAACTGGAACATACCGGTGGATGGCTCCTGAA GTTATTGAGCATAAACCATACGACCAGAAGGCAGATGTTTTCAGTTTTGGAATAGCCTTGTGGGAGCTTTTAACTGGAGAA ATTCCTTACTCATCTATGACCCCATTACAAGCAGCTGTTGGTGTGGTCCAGAAG AGACTGCGCCCAGTAATACCCAAGAACACCCATCCCGTTCTTGCCGAACTTCTTGAGAGATGCTGGCGACAGGATCCAACCGAACGTCCAAACTTCACTGAAATTTTAGAGATCCTCAAGCAGATTGCTGACCAG GTCGAAAACAACGGGGAACATCGACGCAAGAAAGACAAGTTATCTGGTGCGTTTTTCTCAGCCTTCAAAAAGGGGTACCACTGA
- the LOC111800564 gene encoding serine/threonine-protein kinase STY17-like isoform X3, giving the protein MMEDAQSSFNCSIKHGNHPPPTFGSSPSLEARALQAIKYGVEDRDSALNAMPCFSRPMHEITFATTDKPKLLSQLTSLLADVGLNIQEAHAFSSVDGFSLDVFVIDGWPYEETEELKRALEKEVSNFKEQCWSEKQSSPALGKHDQNRVESFPSCVEIPTDGTDVWEIDARQLKFENKVGSGSYGDLYRGTYCSQEVAIKVLKPERINEEMLKEFSQEVYIMRKVRHKNVVQLIGACTKPPKLCIVTEFMSRGSIYDFLHKQRGAFNLISLLKVAIDISRGMNYLHQNNIIHRDLKTANLLMDENMVVKVADFGVARVQAQSGVMTAETGTYRWMAPEVIEHKPYDQKADVFSFGIALWELLTGEIPYSSMTPLQAAVGVVQKRLRPVIPKNTHPVLAELLERCWRQDPTERPNFTEILEILKQIADQVENNGEHRRKKDKLSGAFFSAFKKGYH; this is encoded by the exons ATGATGGAAGATGCTCAGAGCTCTTTTAATTGTTCTATCAAACATGG GAACCATCCACCTCCAACCTTTGGTTCTTCACCTAGTCTTGAAGCACGTGCACTTCAGGCCATTAAGTATGGGGTTGAAGATAGGGACAGTGCCCTAAACGCAATGCCTTGCTTTTCTCg GCCAATGCATGAGATCACGTTTGCAACAACTGACAAGCCTAAACTCCTTAGTCAG TTAACTTCCCTACTGGCTGATGTTGGACTTAACATACAAGAAGCTCATGCTTTCTCCTCTGTTGATGGTTTCTCTCTGGATGTTTTTGTCATTGATGGTTGGCCTTATGAG GAAACTGAGGAGCTTAAAAGGGcattagaaaaagaagtttcaaatttcaag GAGCAGTGTTGGTCAGAAAAGCAGTCCAGTCCTGCTTTGGGTAAGCATGACCAGAATAGAGTTGAATCTTTTCCTAGTTGTGTTGAAATACCTACTGATGGTACTGATGTCTGGGAAATTGACGCCAGACAActaaaatttgagaataaaGTTGGATCCGGGTCATATGGGGACCT GTATCGAGGCACGTATTGTAGTCAAGAAGTAGCTATTAAAGTACTGAAGCCTGAGCGTATTAATGAAGAGATGCTCAAAGAATTCTCTCAAGAAGTTTATATAATGAG GAAAGTTCGGCACAAAAATGTTGTTCAATTAATTGGTGCTTGTACTAAACCTCCAAAACTTTGCATCGTGACCG aGTTTATGTCGAGAGGAAGTATATATGACTTCCTTCATAAGCAAAGAGGAGCATTTAACCTTATATCTCTACTTAAAGTAGCCATTGATATTTCACGAGGGATGAATTATTTGcaccaaaataatataatccaCCGAGACCTCAAGACTGCCAATCTTCTGATGGATGAAAACATG GTCGTTAAGGTTGCTGATTTTGGAGTCGCCAGAGTTCAAGCTCAATCTGGAGTGATGACAGCTGAAACTGGAACATACCGGTGGATGGCTCCTGAA GTTATTGAGCATAAACCATACGACCAGAAGGCAGATGTTTTCAGTTTTGGAATAGCCTTGTGGGAGCTTTTAACTGGAGAA ATTCCTTACTCATCTATGACCCCATTACAAGCAGCTGTTGGTGTGGTCCAGAAG AGACTGCGCCCAGTAATACCCAAGAACACCCATCCCGTTCTTGCCGAACTTCTTGAGAGATGCTGGCGACAGGATCCAACCGAACGTCCAAACTTCACTGAAATTTTAGAGATCCTCAAGCAGATTGCTGACCAG GTCGAAAACAACGGGGAACATCGACGCAAGAAAGACAAGTTATCTGGTGCGTTTTTCTCAGCCTTCAAAAAGGGGTACCACTGA